Sequence from the Flavobacteriales bacterium genome:
GTCGTTCATTTCTAGATACTTCGATTGGAAGTCAGGTTGGTCTGAGGCCTGCTCAGCAGATTCTTCATGAGAGGCCTTGTTCTCTGACTCATCTTGAGCTTCCATTTCCTTCACGTCCACGTGCTCTTCGGTCTTGTTTTCGGTCTCTTTCTTTTTCCTGCTTCGTCTTGCCATGATTCATTTAAGGTTTTTGCTTATCAATCCTTTATTGTCAAAGCCTTTGCCAAGTCGGCTTTCTAGACAAATTGTCAGCTATTCCTGAATAGCTGGCAAAAGTAGCTGTTCTACCATGAAAAAACCCCTTCAGTGATGAAGGGGTCTTTGAGAGAGTGATTTCTTGTAGAATGGTCTATTTCAGACTCTTCACCAGTCCATCGATATTGGTGTGCAAGCCCATTCCTCGCAAGGCAGAGCCTTTGGCGATGATGATTCCATCAGCGTCCAACAGGAAGGATGAGGGAATGCTGTTCACCCCATAAGTGCGGGATGCGGCATTGTTCCATTTTTTCAGGTCAGAGACATGATATTCCCATGTCAGTCCGTCTTGTTTGATGGCCGATTTCCATCGATTCACATCGCTGTCGAGTGACACACTGAATATCTCGAATCCTTTGGCATCCTTGAATTTGGCCTTCTTGTATTTGTTATAAGCCGATACGATGTTAGGATTCTCTCTGCGGCATGGTCCGCACCACGATGCCCAGAAGTCTACCAAAACGACCTGTCCTCTGAGGTCTGACAATCGGTATTCCTTGCCATCGGGATCACTCATGATGATGTCAGGCGCTAGATTCCCTACTTCGATTCCTACTTTGGCTTTCTGTTTTTGATCCTCTGAACCAGAGTCAGGTGCGATGAATCCCAATCCAATGACCGAGAGTGAGAGAATGCCTAGTGCGATGATCTTATTCTTCATGATATAAGGTGTAGAAGTAAAAATGTTCTTCGAGTACAAATCTATTCTCAAATAAGAGAACGGACAAGGGGAGCAAATGCCGTTCCAAAGTCATGATATGATTCCTAGACGGTCAATTCCTGGAATCCAGACCCCATTTCAGCTTGCGTCTCATGGTTTTGAAGAAGTAGCTTCCTTCCGGTCTCACGATATTGAGATTGAAGGGAGCCTTGCGTATGATGATCTCTTTATCGCTATCATAACTCACTGAGCGGCTATCCATAGAGAGA
This genomic interval carries:
- a CDS encoding TlpA family protein disulfide reductase, translating into MKNKIIALGILSLSVIGLGFIAPDSGSEDQKQKAKVGIEVGNLAPDIIMSDPDGKEYRLSDLRGQVVLVDFWASWCGPCRRENPNIVSAYNKYKKAKFKDAKGFEIFSVSLDSDVNRWKSAIKQDGLTWEYHVSDLKKWNNAASRTYGVNSIPSSFLLDADGIIIAKGSALRGMGLHTNIDGLVKSLK